In one Mycobacterium sp. NBC_00419 genomic region, the following are encoded:
- a CDS encoding CDP-diacylglycerol diphosphatase: protein MPGKRYVAVAAAAACWFLSPVSAQADPNALWTIVHDQCVADELAHRDPAPCSRVDLSGGEQHGYVVMKDIDGARQYMLLPTARMSGIESPELLAPDATNYFALAWQARAFVEQRAGGTLPRDWMSLAVNSAVSRSQNQLHIHLDCVRADVRDALRAQAALIGPTWAPFPVPLAGHTYWAIAVPGTELSANPFTLLADGIDGARGDMGLYTLVVVGADDVGGRPGFVVLADRANGETGDFAGGEQLQDHDYCPPPIPATGSTAK from the coding sequence GTGCCAGGCAAGAGATACGTTGCGGTCGCGGCAGCGGCCGCGTGCTGGTTTCTCAGTCCAGTCAGTGCCCAGGCCGACCCGAACGCGCTGTGGACGATCGTGCACGACCAGTGCGTCGCCGACGAACTCGCGCACCGCGATCCGGCGCCCTGTTCCCGGGTGGATCTCAGCGGCGGTGAGCAGCATGGCTACGTCGTCATGAAGGACATCGACGGAGCCCGGCAGTACATGCTTTTACCCACCGCGCGCATGTCCGGTATCGAGAGCCCCGAACTGCTCGCACCCGATGCGACCAACTACTTCGCGCTGGCCTGGCAGGCGCGGGCATTCGTCGAGCAGCGGGCCGGGGGGACTCTGCCACGCGACTGGATGAGCCTGGCGGTCAACTCCGCGGTGTCGCGGTCCCAGAACCAGCTGCACATCCACCTCGATTGTGTGCGCGCCGACGTGCGCGACGCATTGCGCGCACAAGCCGCCCTGATCGGGCCAACGTGGGCACCGTTTCCAGTACCGCTGGCCGGGCATACGTACTGGGCGATCGCGGTGCCGGGCACCGAACTGTCCGCCAACCCGTTCACCCTGCTGGCCGACGGGATCGACGGGGCACGCGGCGACATGGGGCTCTACACCCTGGTGGTCGTCGGCGCCGACGACGTGGGCGGGCGACCGGGCTTCGTGGTGTTGGCCGACCGTGCGAACGGCGAGACCGGCGATTTCGCCGGGGGAGAGCAGCTACAGGACCACGACTACTGCCCGCCGCCGATTCCCGCTACCGGCTCAACGGCCAAATAG
- a CDS encoding class I SAM-dependent DNA methyltransferase encodes MSNRWQKSTAPRGADYDARWQSLADAGHNIHGEADFVEGLLRESGGRSVLDAGCGTGRVAIELARRGLAVTGVDADAGMLSAARRKAPELPWIQADLAALGSDVDGPFDVVLLAGNVMIFLEPGTEEQVLAGLVARLAPGGLLVAGFSLRPDRLPIERYDRLTEQAGLTLVSRWATWDSQPFSGGDYAVSVHRATGSPGT; translated from the coding sequence ATGAGCAACCGGTGGCAGAAGTCCACGGCGCCCCGCGGTGCCGACTACGACGCTCGATGGCAATCGCTGGCCGACGCCGGGCACAACATCCACGGTGAGGCCGATTTCGTCGAGGGACTGCTGCGCGAGTCAGGCGGCCGATCGGTGCTCGACGCCGGCTGCGGAACGGGCCGGGTCGCCATCGAGCTCGCCCGTCGTGGCCTGGCGGTCACCGGCGTCGACGCCGATGCGGGAATGCTCTCGGCGGCTCGCCGCAAAGCTCCTGAGCTGCCGTGGATCCAAGCCGATCTTGCTGCCCTGGGCTCCGATGTCGACGGGCCGTTCGACGTCGTCCTGCTCGCCGGCAACGTGATGATCTTCCTCGAGCCCGGGACCGAGGAACAGGTGCTGGCCGGCCTGGTGGCACGGCTGGCGCCGGGTGGCCTACTGGTCGCAGGCTTCAGCCTGCGGCCCGACCGGCTGCCGATCGAACGATACGACCGGCTCACCGAGCAGGCTGGGCTGACGCTGGTGTCGCGGTGGGCCACCTGGGACAGCCAGCCCTTCAGCGGCGGCGATTACGCCGTGTCGGTGCACCGTGCGACAGGCTCACCCGGCACCTGA
- a CDS encoding diguanylate cyclase domain-containing protein has translation MLDEQLSAAEEVRRLKLLIDRLPAIIGYWDRDQCNLLANDTYVEYFGFAPGEVRGRHMREIVGAELYATVLPHVEAVLAGRIQAFNTTLTDSRGVSRQFDATYIPDIVDGEVRGFYCHAIDVTPRVEAERVRDAALRLFQVSMANAPFGEAVLTTGGRALRVNPALCRMIGYTEEDLAGADYRIYVHPDDVGAGEDEMEALLAGTVQQISSERRYLRRDGSVIWLQRTAVLAPGADYGADDVVIAQFQDVTARRHAEAELARMAVTDQLTGLHNRRALVHQIQEHRAAAPAAPVGIVFIDLDSFKNVNDEHGHATGDAVLTEVAQRLSATVPAPNSVFRLGGDEFVVLLPEAQDAAAVSTVAERICAAMTERYGLGDIAVHLTASVGWTWGPTDDLEELIRNADLDMYRHKARLRGTTQR, from the coding sequence GTGCTCGACGAACAGCTTTCTGCCGCGGAGGAAGTCCGCCGGCTGAAGCTGCTCATCGACCGGCTGCCCGCGATCATCGGCTACTGGGACCGCGATCAGTGCAATCTCCTGGCCAATGACACCTACGTGGAGTATTTCGGGTTCGCGCCGGGAGAGGTCCGCGGCCGGCACATGCGGGAGATCGTCGGAGCCGAGCTCTATGCCACCGTTCTGCCGCACGTCGAGGCAGTCCTCGCCGGACGCATCCAGGCGTTCAACACCACGCTGACCGATTCGCGCGGCGTCAGCAGGCAGTTCGATGCCACCTACATCCCCGACATCGTCGACGGCGAGGTCCGGGGCTTCTACTGCCACGCCATCGACGTCACGCCCCGGGTCGAGGCCGAGCGGGTCCGCGACGCCGCGCTGCGCCTGTTCCAGGTCAGCATGGCCAATGCGCCGTTCGGCGAAGCCGTGCTGACCACCGGCGGCCGGGCCTTGCGGGTCAACCCGGCGCTGTGTCGCATGATCGGGTACACCGAGGAGGATCTCGCGGGTGCGGACTACCGCATCTATGTCCACCCCGACGACGTAGGCGCCGGCGAGGACGAGATGGAAGCCCTGCTGGCCGGAACGGTGCAGCAGATCTCCTCCGAGCGCCGTTATCTGCGCCGCGACGGCTCCGTCATCTGGCTGCAGCGCACCGCGGTGCTGGCACCGGGCGCGGACTACGGCGCCGACGACGTGGTGATCGCACAGTTTCAGGATGTGACGGCCCGCAGGCACGCCGAGGCCGAATTGGCCCGCATGGCGGTCACCGACCAGCTGACCGGTCTGCACAACCGCCGCGCCCTGGTCCATCAGATCCAGGAGCATCGAGCCGCGGCACCGGCGGCTCCGGTCGGCATCGTGTTCATCGATCTCGACTCGTTCAAGAACGTCAACGACGAGCATGGGCACGCCACCGGCGACGCCGTCCTCACCGAGGTCGCGCAGCGACTCAGCGCAACCGTGCCCGCTCCGAACTCGGTGTTCCGGCTCGGTGGTGACGAGTTCGTCGTGCTGCTCCCCGAAGCCCAGGACGCCGCTGCGGTGTCCACCGTGGCCGAGCGGATCTGCGCGGCGATGACCGAGCGCTACGGCCTCGGCGACATCGCGGTGCACCTCACGGCATCGGTGGGCTGGACCTGGGGGCCCACCGACGATCTGGAAGAGCTCATCCGCAACGCCGACCTGGACATGTATCGGCACAAGGCGCGCCTGCGCGGGACCACTCAGCGGTAA
- the modA gene encoding molybdate ABC transporter substrate-binding protein: protein MKRRWPALATALLLVTLPACGSGQNSSAPAGGKIVVFAAASLKKTFTEIGDQFNKDNPGSSVEFSFAGSADLVTQLTQGAHADVFASADTKNMDKAAAAGLLAGAPVNFASNTLTIAVAPGNPKQISTFRDLAKPGISVVVCAPQVPCGSAAQKVETATGVDLAPASEESSVTDVLGKVTSGQADAGLVYVTDTAAAGDKVTAVPFPEASGAVNTYPIATLKQAQSPGLAGKFVDLVTGPAGQAILAKAGFGTP, encoded by the coding sequence ATGAAACGGCGGTGGCCCGCGCTGGCCACGGCGCTGCTTCTCGTCACGCTCCCCGCCTGTGGTTCGGGCCAGAACTCCTCGGCGCCCGCCGGTGGAAAGATCGTGGTGTTCGCCGCGGCATCGTTGAAGAAGACCTTCACCGAGATCGGTGACCAGTTCAACAAGGACAACCCCGGCTCGTCGGTCGAGTTCTCCTTCGCGGGCTCCGCTGATCTCGTCACCCAGCTGACCCAGGGCGCCCACGCTGATGTCTTCGCATCCGCCGACACCAAGAACATGGATAAGGCGGCGGCGGCCGGTCTGCTGGCCGGTGCCCCGGTCAACTTCGCGTCCAACACCTTGACGATCGCGGTGGCGCCGGGAAATCCCAAGCAGATCAGCACTTTTCGGGATCTCGCCAAGCCCGGGATCAGCGTCGTCGTCTGCGCGCCGCAGGTGCCGTGCGGCTCGGCGGCGCAGAAGGTGGAGACCGCCACCGGCGTCGACCTCGCCCCGGCGAGCGAGGAATCCTCGGTGACCGACGTGCTGGGCAAGGTGACCAGCGGGCAGGCCGACGCCGGACTCGTCTACGTCACGGACACCGCTGCGGCCGGCGACAAGGTCACCGCGGTACCGTTCCCCGAAGCATCCGGGGCGGTCAACACCTACCCGATCGCCACCCTCAAACAGGCCCAATCCCCCGGTCTAGCAGGCAAATTCGTCGATCTGGTGACCGGCCCGGCCGGTCAGGCGATCCTCGCGAAGGCCGGTTTCGGGACACCCTGA
- the yaaA gene encoding peroxide stress protein YaaA — translation MIVLLPPSETKQVGGDGPALRLDALSSPELTPLRRTLVDELVELASDVAASRRALGLSSTQDAEVERNAALLSSPTLPAITRYTGVLYDALDVGSLRGAESARASARLAVGSALFGLLRADDLVPAYRLSASSKLPGRPTLAARWRPILEPVLADLADAELVVDLRSGSYAGLGKLSGAVRVDVLAEHPDGRRTVVTHFNKAHKGRLARVLAATRSEPDDAAGVAAVARRAKMRVERDGNELTIVVPA, via the coding sequence GTGATCGTGCTGCTGCCGCCATCGGAGACCAAACAAGTCGGAGGTGACGGACCTGCGCTGCGCCTGGATGCCCTGAGCTCGCCCGAACTCACGCCGCTGCGCAGAACACTCGTCGACGAACTCGTCGAGCTGGCCTCCGACGTGGCGGCCAGCAGGCGCGCCCTGGGACTGTCGTCGACCCAGGACGCCGAGGTCGAACGCAACGCCGCACTGCTGAGCTCCCCGACACTGCCCGCGATCACGCGCTACACCGGCGTGCTCTACGACGCGCTCGACGTCGGTTCGCTGCGCGGGGCCGAGTCCGCACGCGCGAGCGCCCGGCTCGCTGTGGGCTCAGCGCTGTTCGGTCTGCTGCGAGCCGACGATCTGGTGCCGGCCTACCGGCTGTCAGCGTCGTCGAAACTCCCCGGCCGCCCGACGCTGGCCGCCAGATGGCGGCCGATCCTGGAGCCGGTGCTTGCCGATCTGGCCGACGCCGAGCTTGTGGTCGACCTGCGTTCGGGTTCCTACGCCGGGCTCGGCAAGCTGTCCGGCGCGGTGCGCGTCGACGTCCTGGCCGAACACCCCGACGGCCGGCGCACCGTGGTCACCCACTTCAACAAGGCCCACAAGGGTCGGCTGGCCCGCGTCCTGGCGGCCACCAGATCCGAACCCGACGACGCGGCGGGGGTAGCCGCGGTGGCGAGGCGGGCGAAGATGCGCGTCGAGCGGGACGGCAATGAGCTCACCATCGTGGTGCCGGCCTGA
- a CDS encoding GGDEF domain-containing protein — protein MRLPWMGRSLNQYYTLTALLAARGAQTFTSRVSASFLFTLGVMLLVVLISPLPLREPGGGWVLGAVAIACFASGAIWLRHRWPTRTESALLAGGSMVGVPLACLTPVDPAYGLSGATAFALMIGYVALLHGMRLLIATITVAVATVIFLAVTIADRDPLLALVSATMLLLLFAFAAFSCRLVVRLTGTAVGPDGYEPLTGLLNREAFDEQAATLLASRNRDDDRYLVVALVNIDSFAAMVSVVGNRGGNRARIAAGQALRETVRSNAIVAHIGDAEYLIADTFTTTDPSPLVERVRGAIAASPTGMTASIGVVSTPLRPLAAHPPHEVLDEIVALATTAMYEARRAGGNQARYVVRPTLSVLDEDDEPETPLV, from the coding sequence ATGAGGTTGCCGTGGATGGGCCGCAGCCTCAATCAGTACTACACACTCACCGCGCTGCTGGCCGCTCGCGGAGCGCAAACCTTCACCTCCCGCGTCAGCGCGTCCTTCCTGTTCACCTTGGGCGTCATGCTGCTGGTCGTGCTGATCAGCCCGCTTCCTTTGCGGGAGCCGGGCGGCGGCTGGGTGTTGGGTGCGGTCGCGATCGCCTGCTTCGCCAGCGGCGCGATCTGGCTGCGGCATCGCTGGCCGACCCGCACCGAATCCGCCCTCCTCGCCGGAGGATCGATGGTCGGGGTCCCGTTAGCCTGCCTCACCCCGGTCGACCCCGCATACGGCCTATCCGGTGCGACCGCGTTTGCCCTGATGATCGGGTACGTCGCTCTTCTGCACGGAATGCGACTGCTGATCGCCACCATCACGGTGGCCGTCGCGACGGTCATCTTCCTGGCGGTGACGATCGCCGACCGTGATCCGCTGCTGGCGTTGGTGTCCGCCACGATGCTGCTGTTGCTGTTCGCGTTCGCCGCGTTCTCGTGTCGCCTCGTGGTCAGGCTGACCGGAACCGCGGTCGGCCCGGACGGTTACGAGCCGCTGACAGGTCTGCTGAACCGGGAGGCGTTCGACGAACAGGCCGCAACGCTGCTGGCCTCCCGCAACCGCGACGACGACCGCTACCTGGTGGTCGCCCTCGTCAACATCGACAGCTTCGCGGCGATGGTCAGTGTGGTCGGCAACCGAGGCGGTAACCGGGCCCGGATCGCGGCGGGCCAGGCCCTGCGCGAAACGGTGCGCAGCAACGCGATCGTCGCCCACATCGGCGACGCCGAATACCTCATCGCCGACACGTTCACCACCACCGACCCGTCGCCTCTGGTTGAGCGGGTGCGAGGTGCCATCGCCGCGAGCCCGACCGGGATGACGGCAAGTATCGGCGTGGTCAGCACGCCGCTTCGGCCGCTGGCCGCGCATCCACCGCACGAGGTTCTCGACGAGATCGTCGCGCTGGCGACGACGGCGATGTACGAGGCACGCCGTGCCGGCGGCAACCAGGCCCGCTACGTGGTCCGCCCGACGCTCAGTGTGCTGGACGAGGACGACGAACCCGAAACCCCCCTGGTCTGA
- a CDS encoding STAS domain-containing protein → MTSFTSRYGNPAVDYKGAHVRAHFRHVATVAAISGRIDASNVDQVTDYVKRFVLADQPFVLDLSGVDSFSPQALRLLFAVDDRCSVVGVDWAVVGSDAVTRRLRIRNNDILFPVVASVAEAEHEFDDAILNRRRFLLPLLSKTA, encoded by the coding sequence ATGACGAGTTTCACCTCTCGCTACGGCAACCCCGCTGTTGACTACAAGGGTGCCCACGTTCGCGCCCACTTCCGGCATGTGGCGACAGTAGCGGCGATCAGCGGCCGCATCGATGCCTCCAACGTCGACCAGGTGACCGACTACGTCAAGCGGTTCGTCCTGGCCGACCAGCCCTTCGTGCTCGATCTCAGCGGGGTGGATTCCTTTAGCCCCCAAGCACTTCGGTTGCTGTTCGCCGTCGATGACCGTTGCAGTGTGGTCGGCGTGGACTGGGCTGTCGTCGGCAGCGATGCGGTGACCCGGCGTCTGCGTATCCGCAACAACGACATCCTGTTCCCGGTGGTGGCGTCGGTGGCTGAGGCCGAGCACGAATTCGACGACGCGATCCTCAACCGCCGCCGCTTCCTGCTGCCGCTGCTGAGCAAGACCGCCTGA
- a CDS encoding alkaline phosphatase family protein, translated as MDLPRPDPAAPHLADVVPAVLAAMGVAGFDNRLALPGPVGGACVLLIDGLGAELLDTYRADAPVMAELRGPTLQVGFPSTTAAGLAAIGTGCASGAHGMVGYSFRLPDVGVINALRWRPHPWGDDLREVAIPETVQPMPTTFERAHAAGVAVSVVSGAEFTGSGLTRAVLRGGQYVGVHALGDLAAQVNSAVAAGGFCYGYHSELDLLGHLYGPGSPAWRMQLRHVDRLVESVLNALAPGGLLAVVADHGMVSVDSSESVDIDSTPTLLDGVTALGGEPRARHVYTEAGAVADVRATWSETLGSRAWVVTRDEAIDAGWFGAAVADRVRPRIGDVVAAARGNAAMLRRMVEPGESALVGHHGSLTTAEQRVPLLLAYR; from the coding sequence GTGGATCTACCCCGCCCCGACCCGGCTGCGCCGCACCTCGCCGATGTGGTGCCCGCAGTCCTCGCGGCGATGGGGGTGGCGGGTTTCGACAACCGCCTGGCCCTGCCGGGCCCGGTAGGCGGCGCCTGTGTGTTGCTGATCGACGGGCTGGGCGCTGAACTTCTCGACACCTACCGCGCCGACGCCCCGGTCATGGCTGAACTGCGCGGACCGACACTGCAGGTGGGGTTTCCGTCCACGACGGCCGCTGGGCTGGCCGCCATCGGCACCGGCTGCGCGTCCGGCGCACACGGAATGGTCGGCTACTCCTTCCGGCTGCCCGACGTCGGGGTGATCAACGCGTTGCGCTGGCGCCCGCACCCCTGGGGTGACGATCTGCGCGAGGTCGCCATCCCCGAGACGGTCCAGCCGATGCCGACGACCTTCGAGCGGGCGCACGCCGCGGGCGTGGCCGTCAGCGTGGTGTCCGGTGCGGAGTTCACCGGCTCCGGACTGACGCGTGCGGTGCTGCGGGGCGGGCAGTATGTCGGCGTGCACGCGCTGGGCGACTTGGCCGCCCAGGTGAACTCGGCGGTGGCCGCAGGCGGGTTCTGCTACGGCTACCACAGCGAACTGGACCTGCTGGGGCACCTGTATGGGCCGGGCTCGCCGGCCTGGCGGATGCAGCTGCGACACGTCGATCGTCTGGTGGAATCGGTTCTCAACGCGCTTGCGCCGGGCGGGCTGCTCGCCGTGGTGGCCGACCACGGGATGGTCAGCGTCGACAGCTCGGAATCAGTCGATATCGATAGCACCCCAACACTTCTGGACGGCGTAACCGCGCTGGGCGGTGAGCCGCGGGCCCGGCACGTCTACACCGAGGCCGGTGCCGTGGCAGACGTTCGGGCTACCTGGAGCGAGACGCTCGGTTCCCGGGCCTGGGTGGTGACCAGAGACGAGGCGATCGACGCGGGCTGGTTCGGGGCGGCGGTGGCTGACCGTGTCCGGCCACGTATCGGCGACGTCGTCGCAGCGGCACGAGGCAACGCGGCGATGCTGCGCCGCATGGTAGAGCCCGGTGAGTCGGCCCTCGTCGGCCATCACGGATCGCTGACCACCGCCGAGCAGCGTGTGCCGTTGCTGTTGGCTTACCGCTGA
- a CDS encoding TOBE domain-containing protein — MPTIRVREAAELLGVSDDTVRRWIDDGALPVSNDAAGRKTIDGAALAAFARDHASVAPKDPLSIASSARNRFAGLVTRVVTDTVMAQVEMQCGPFTVVSLMSSEAVRDLNLEPGSIAVAVVKATTVIVETPGGQS, encoded by the coding sequence GTGCCCACTATCAGAGTTCGCGAGGCCGCCGAACTTCTCGGAGTCAGCGACGACACGGTACGGCGGTGGATCGACGACGGTGCCCTTCCAGTCAGCAATGACGCGGCCGGGCGCAAGACCATCGACGGCGCCGCGCTGGCCGCCTTCGCCCGCGACCACGCCTCGGTCGCGCCGAAAGACCCGCTGTCGATCGCCAGCTCGGCGCGCAACCGGTTCGCCGGCCTGGTGACCCGGGTCGTTACGGACACCGTGATGGCCCAGGTCGAGATGCAGTGCGGCCCGTTCACGGTGGTCTCGCTGATGAGCAGTGAGGCCGTGCGCGACCTCAACCTCGAGCCGGGCAGTATCGCCGTCGCGGTGGTGAAGGCCACCACGGTCATCGTCGAGACCCCGGGCGGGCAGTCATGA
- a CDS encoding CHAT domain-containing protein, with translation MAMTAATLVLRFADLGVATYGSLRVVGQPERTVTWVVEEPILLAAIEELQGALPDPEGAETLAEALNRALTSGPFATAERELTLAYILGVLLISAPAWQLLADCVSDPLPLLYISPSARLARIPWGLLAVPLAGPSREELIAARAAAITTRGTTAARIPWQLADISTLTEGHRLMELADVLMAVPPNIAHAPRTPARWPERRSTAALLVLDPRVPGQRPDSPLGSVLGRPSPDTRLSRHFADVMARRPVLPDAQSAVELFRRTDADRVWLAAQLQQQPSRLLYVGHASAADRAHGYADRAAIHLACTAAQPGAAEPVGDHRPLLAADLMSAQLPMPPRVALLACGSGGDYQFDEATGLVAAMVLCGSQLVTATLWSLPTTAGYRRFTSSIGDPMADVVIAVDAAHEADDAALAVNAWQRTQMRRWRDGDTSACPLYWAALVTFSVDGAR, from the coding sequence ATGGCCATGACCGCCGCCACGCTCGTGCTGCGGTTCGCCGATCTGGGCGTCGCGACCTACGGCAGCCTGCGGGTGGTCGGCCAGCCCGAGCGCACGGTGACCTGGGTGGTCGAGGAACCGATCCTGCTGGCGGCCATCGAGGAGCTACAAGGCGCACTGCCCGACCCCGAGGGCGCCGAGACGCTGGCCGAAGCGCTGAACCGGGCGCTGACCAGTGGCCCGTTCGCCACCGCCGAGCGTGAGCTGACGCTGGCCTACATCCTCGGCGTGCTGCTGATCTCCGCCCCGGCCTGGCAGCTACTGGCCGACTGCGTTTCCGATCCCCTTCCGCTGCTGTATATCTCGCCGAGCGCCCGGCTGGCCCGCATCCCGTGGGGCCTGCTGGCCGTGCCGCTGGCCGGCCCCAGCCGCGAGGAGTTGATCGCAGCCCGGGCCGCAGCGATCACCACCAGGGGAACCACGGCCGCCCGCATCCCCTGGCAACTCGCCGACATCTCCACCCTGACCGAGGGCCATCGGCTGATGGAACTGGCCGATGTGCTGATGGCCGTGCCACCCAACATCGCACACGCCCCGCGTACCCCGGCCCGTTGGCCCGAAAGACGTTCCACAGCAGCACTTCTGGTACTCGACCCGCGGGTGCCCGGCCAGCGCCCCGACTCGCCGCTGGGCTCGGTGCTGGGCCGGCCGTCGCCCGACACCCGGCTGTCCCGGCATTTCGCCGACGTAATGGCACGCCGCCCGGTCCTGCCTGATGCGCAATCGGCCGTCGAGCTGTTCCGCCGCACCGACGCCGACCGGGTGTGGTTGGCCGCCCAGCTGCAGCAACAGCCGAGCCGGCTGCTCTATGTCGGACACGCCAGCGCCGCCGACCGCGCCCACGGCTACGCCGACCGCGCCGCGATTCACCTGGCCTGCACCGCGGCGCAGCCGGGCGCTGCCGAGCCGGTCGGCGATCACCGCCCGCTGCTGGCCGCCGATCTGATGTCCGCGCAGCTGCCGATGCCGCCGCGGGTGGCACTGCTGGCCTGCGGTTCGGGTGGGGATTACCAGTTCGACGAGGCCACCGGACTGGTGGCCGCGATGGTGCTGTGCGGCAGCCAGCTGGTCACCGCGACGCTGTGGTCACTACCCACCACCGCCGGCTACCGCCGGTTCACCTCATCGATCGGCGACCCGATGGCCGACGTCGTCATCGCCGTCGACGCGGCCCACGAGGCCGACGACGCCGCGCTCGCCGTCAACGCCTGGCAGCGCACGCAGATGCGGCGCTGGCGCGACGGCGACACCAGCGCCTGCCCGCTGTACTGGGCGGCGCTGGTGACGTTCTCGGTGGACGGTGCCCGGTGA
- the speB gene encoding agmatinase, with amino-acid sequence MAEQLDLPYAGVASFGNRPFLTEPEQLDSWQPDVAIVGAPFDVATTNRPGARFGPRAIRSTAYEPGTYHMDLGLEIFDWLEVVDFGDAWCPHGLTEQSHANIRERVHTVASRGIVPVILGGDHSITWPAATAVAEVHGYGNVGIVHFDAHADTADIIDGNLASHGTPMRRLIESGAVPGTHFVQVGLRGYWPPQDTFEWMQEQGMVWHTMQEIWDHGFKSVMAKAVSEALAKADKLYVSVDIDVLDPAHAPGTGTPEPGGITSADLLRMVRQLCHEHDVVGVDVVEVAPAYDHAELTVNAAHRVVFEALAGMAAQRRDAANAKPGPPSPLAT; translated from the coding sequence ATGGCAGAGCAGCTGGATCTGCCCTATGCCGGCGTCGCCTCATTCGGGAACCGCCCCTTCCTCACCGAACCCGAGCAGCTCGACTCGTGGCAGCCGGACGTCGCGATCGTCGGCGCGCCGTTCGACGTGGCCACCACCAACCGGCCCGGGGCCCGCTTCGGGCCGCGCGCCATCCGCTCCACCGCCTATGAGCCAGGCACCTACCACATGGACCTCGGGCTGGAGATCTTCGACTGGCTCGAGGTCGTCGACTTCGGCGATGCCTGGTGCCCGCACGGATTGACCGAGCAGTCACATGCCAATATCCGCGAGCGGGTGCACACCGTGGCCTCGCGCGGCATCGTCCCGGTGATCCTGGGCGGCGACCACTCGATCACCTGGCCGGCCGCCACCGCGGTCGCCGAGGTGCACGGTTACGGCAATGTCGGGATCGTGCACTTCGACGCGCACGCCGACACCGCCGACATCATCGACGGCAACCTGGCCAGCCACGGCACCCCCATGCGCCGGCTCATCGAGTCCGGTGCGGTGCCGGGAACACACTTCGTGCAGGTCGGCCTGCGGGGCTACTGGCCCCCGCAGGACACCTTCGAGTGGATGCAGGAACAAGGCATGGTCTGGCACACCATGCAGGAGATCTGGGATCACGGGTTCAAGTCGGTGATGGCCAAGGCGGTGAGCGAGGCTCTCGCGAAGGCCGACAAGCTTTATGTCTCAGTCGATATCGACGTCCTCGATCCGGCACACGCACCGGGTACCGGGACGCCGGAACCGGGTGGTATCACCAGTGCCGACCTGCTGCGCATGGTCCGCCAGTTGTGCCACGAGCATGACGTGGTCGGCGTCGACGTCGTCGAGGTGGCGCCGGCTTACGACCACGCCGAACTGACGGTCAATGCCGCCCACCGGGTGGTGTTCGAGGCGCTCGCCGGGATGGCGGCCCAGCGCCGCGACGCCGCCAACGCCAAGCCGGGCCCGCCCTCCCCGCTGGCCACCTAG
- a CDS encoding LLM class flavin-dependent oxidoreductase translates to MALAVLRFNFASPGGDPKLQGELLSAALELAQYVDTRGVAAVSVDEHHATGHGWSCNPVMTAGMLLARTTNIIASIDCALGPLWNPVRMAEDIALVDAMSRGRLHTTVGLGYREVEYDTLGVDFSRRGELMDEALETMLAAWSGETGVVSGTWSRPRPPLYVGGGVRATVRRAVRFGLPLSLPDHRPDLAEYYRELCREAGIRPFVIMPAEVNRGMIYLHTDPDRAWAELGEHILWEAVTYGQWSQETRSLMHLPGVQTLDQVRASGRYRFLTPEELIAEVRGAEDFGPITLHPLVGGMPIEEAWKSVQLLTDEVLPALS, encoded by the coding sequence ATGGCTCTTGCTGTTCTGCGGTTCAACTTCGCCTCCCCCGGTGGCGATCCCAAACTCCAAGGTGAACTGCTTTCGGCGGCACTGGAGTTGGCGCAGTACGTCGACACCCGCGGGGTTGCCGCCGTCAGCGTCGACGAGCACCACGCGACCGGCCACGGGTGGAGCTGCAATCCGGTCATGACCGCCGGGATGCTGCTGGCCCGCACCACAAACATCATCGCCAGCATCGACTGCGCGCTGGGGCCGCTGTGGAATCCGGTCCGGATGGCCGAGGACATCGCCCTTGTCGACGCGATGAGCCGTGGGCGCCTGCACACCACCGTCGGCCTGGGCTATCGCGAAGTCGAGTACGACACCCTCGGCGTGGATTTCAGCAGGCGCGGTGAGCTGATGGACGAGGCCTTGGAGACCATGCTGGCGGCCTGGTCCGGGGAGACCGGCGTGGTGTCGGGCACCTGGTCGCGCCCGCGTCCGCCGCTGTATGTCGGGGGTGGGGTGCGGGCGACGGTGCGCCGTGCGGTCCGCTTCGGTCTGCCGTTGAGCCTGCCCGACCACCGGCCCGACCTCGCCGAGTACTACCGCGAGCTGTGCCGGGAGGCCGGCATCCGGCCGTTCGTCATCATGCCCGCCGAGGTCAATCGCGGGATGATCTACCTGCACACCGACCCAGATCGGGCCTGGGCCGAACTCGGTGAGCACATCCTGTGGGAGGCCGTGACCTATGGGCAGTGGTCGCAGGAGACCCGGTCCCTGATGCATCTGCCCGGTGTGCAAACCCTCGACCAGGTGCGGGCCTCGGGGCGGTACCGCTTCCTGACCCCGGAGGAATTGATCGCCGAAGTGCGCGGCGCCGAGGACTTCGGCCCCATCACCTTGCATCCGCTGGTCGGCGGGATGCCCATCGAGGAGGCCTGGAAATCGGTGCAGCTGCTCACCGATGAGGTCCTGCCGGCGCTTTCCTAG